The following proteins come from a genomic window of Pirellula staleyi DSM 6068:
- a CDS encoding type I phosphomannose isomerase catalytic subunit — MTKLYPLLMQPLLKRYLWGGRKLGEVLGKSIGDGNDYAESWEVADHPQGQSTVANGPLAGTSLGELVRTRGTDLMGIESPSGRFPLMFKFLDAQKDLSVQVHPSDEQGARLTPPDLGKTEAWLILSAEPGALLYAGLKSGVDHESLQQHLQNGTVDQCLHTFSPNVGDCVFIPAGTVHALGRGIMIAEIQQASDTTFRLFDWNRVGADGKPRPLHIEESLAVTDFGRGPVDPVAPKSSGAGSERLVACDKFTFDRHTLIGPQLLETHGKFRIVSVLEGAVTIDDPFLGQPLVKGSTVVVPASCSAVTIRPQPKATIIEMGLPG, encoded by the coding sequence ATGACCAAGCTCTACCCACTGCTGATGCAGCCACTCCTGAAACGCTATCTCTGGGGAGGTCGCAAACTTGGCGAAGTGCTCGGTAAGTCGATTGGCGACGGAAACGACTACGCCGAAAGCTGGGAAGTTGCCGATCACCCCCAAGGTCAGTCGACGGTTGCCAATGGCCCCCTCGCGGGCACTTCCCTGGGGGAACTTGTTCGCACGCGAGGTACGGATCTCATGGGAATCGAAAGCCCCTCGGGCCGTTTTCCGCTGATGTTCAAATTCCTCGACGCTCAAAAAGACCTCTCCGTGCAGGTCCACCCCAGCGACGAGCAAGGAGCCCGGCTAACCCCTCCTGACCTCGGAAAAACGGAGGCCTGGCTGATTCTTTCCGCCGAGCCAGGAGCCTTGCTTTACGCCGGTTTGAAATCGGGGGTCGACCACGAAAGCCTGCAGCAGCATCTGCAAAACGGGACGGTCGATCAGTGCTTGCATACTTTTTCGCCGAACGTGGGAGACTGCGTTTTCATACCCGCAGGAACGGTGCATGCACTTGGACGCGGGATCATGATCGCCGAGATTCAGCAGGCGAGTGACACCACTTTTCGGCTCTTCGACTGGAACCGCGTCGGAGCCGACGGAAAGCCCCGGCCTCTGCATATCGAAGAAAGTCTGGCGGTCACCGATTTTGGCCGCGGACCGGTCGATCCAGTCGCGCCGAAGTCCAGTGGCGCTGGGAGCGAGCGCTTAGTTGCGTGCGACAAGTTTACCTTCGATCGCCACACGCTAATCGGGCCGCAATTGCTAGAAACCCACGGAAAATTCCGCATCGTGAGTGTGCTTGAGGGGGCAGTAACGATCGACGATCCATTTCTCGGTCAGCCGCTCGTAAAAGGCTCGACAGTGGTCGTTCCTGCCAGCTGCAGCGCGGTCACAATCAGACCGCAGCCTAAAGCGACCATCATCGAAATGGGGCTGCCGGGTTGA
- the solA gene encoding N-methyl-L-tryptophan oxidase, translated as MSQFDVIVVGTGAMGSAAAMQLARRGRKVLGIDRYAAGHAHGSSHGETRIIRQAYFEHPSYVPLLLRAYELWRELEQHVGEQLFYQVGLLQAGPADGFVVKGVLQSAREHQLLVERLSPSQSRQRFPGLVIDPSMACVLEPAAGFLLVERCVRAHQRAAEDAGAVFAIGQVTRIEPTSDGARVWVDGEVHEAAKVVITAGSWADSLLSPIWPTLPKLSVLRKYVCWLQAKSDLYSAASGMPTWLVEAPEGVFYGFPQLGKATPGEGGVKVAEHSGGELVETSVAGPLPASTPVDSRQSRERILGFVRRSMPDLTEEVVAESHCYYTMSADEHFLVGMLPGYSQLIYAAGFSGHGFKFASVMGEVLSDLALDGGSQQPTGWLSHDRFAGSSSGHR; from the coding sequence ATGAGCCAATTCGATGTGATCGTGGTCGGAACCGGAGCCATGGGCTCGGCAGCAGCGATGCAGTTGGCGCGTCGCGGCAGGAAAGTGCTCGGCATCGATCGTTACGCAGCAGGTCACGCGCACGGAAGTTCGCACGGCGAAACACGTATCATTCGGCAAGCCTACTTTGAACATCCAAGCTACGTGCCGCTGCTCCTGCGAGCCTACGAACTTTGGCGCGAACTCGAACAGCATGTTGGCGAACAACTCTTCTATCAGGTGGGGCTTTTGCAAGCAGGTCCCGCTGATGGCTTTGTAGTGAAAGGGGTGCTGCAAAGCGCCCGCGAGCATCAGTTGCTTGTCGAAAGACTTTCGCCAAGCCAATCGCGCCAACGATTTCCGGGGCTAGTGATCGATCCGTCCATGGCATGCGTTTTGGAACCAGCAGCTGGCTTTTTACTCGTAGAGCGATGCGTTCGAGCCCACCAACGAGCAGCAGAGGATGCCGGGGCAGTTTTCGCGATCGGTCAGGTCACTCGCATCGAGCCAACCAGCGATGGCGCGCGGGTTTGGGTCGATGGTGAAGTGCATGAAGCTGCAAAAGTAGTGATTACCGCTGGAAGCTGGGCCGATTCGCTGCTGTCACCGATCTGGCCCACGCTCCCCAAGCTCTCGGTATTACGAAAATATGTCTGCTGGCTCCAGGCTAAGAGCGATCTCTACTCCGCAGCCTCCGGTATGCCGACCTGGCTTGTAGAAGCTCCCGAGGGAGTTTTTTACGGATTTCCGCAGCTTGGCAAGGCCACCCCAGGGGAGGGTGGTGTGAAAGTGGCCGAGCATAGTGGTGGGGAGTTGGTCGAGACGTCGGTCGCTGGTCCCCTGCCCGCCTCGACTCCGGTCGATAGCCGCCAATCGCGCGAGCGTATCCTGGGATTTGTTCGGCGGTCGATGCCCGACCTGACCGAGGAGGTGGTCGCCGAGAGCCACTGTTATTACACGATGAGCGCCGACGAGCATTTTCTGGTCGGCATGTTGCCCGGGTATTCGCAGCTGATCTATGCCGCCGGCTTTTCGGGTCACGGTTTCAAATTTGCCTCGGTGATGGGAGAGGTGCTCAGCGACCTGGCGCTCGATGGCGGCAGCCAACAGCCGACCGGCTGGCTCTCGCACGATCGGTTTGCGGGCTCCTCAAGCGGCCATCGCTAA
- the tatC gene encoding twin-arginine translocase subunit TatC: MAKKPLQEDLFEGTAMSFGEHLEELRVCLFRACVGVAIGCIIGFYIANGVVNFFQTPLENALENYDIEKAQLQLKESGEYGENIPAETLRLVVEDRMIPTTIHVETGKLMETLQLNYPGVFGSVSLSQYQLLPKDLVPNESKAASAIAAKILAGKSAADDKKSDPSAVAIWKLLSPLEQKLIERLGSAKPPLSKADAASLLELVNKLASQRATSDALKPLMEQLDAVEKTAAASLLKLVEVEKPAHDDVMHLNRLLLGHWLADHVRAPRVNLIPLQTWKPVGVRFQVLNAQEAFMIWMKAGFVSGLVLASPWVFLQIWNFVAAGLYPHEKNQVYVYLPISIALFLGGATLAFVFVFEPVLSFLFTFNRGMNAEFEPRIGEWLSFVLILPIGFGISFQLPLVMVLLNRLGLVSIELYTSQWRIAILVICIVSMVLTPADPISMLLMAGPLSLLYAVGIAMCKYMPRGRSPFQEVYEP, encoded by the coding sequence ATGGCCAAGAAGCCTTTACAAGAAGATCTGTTCGAAGGAACGGCGATGTCGTTCGGCGAGCACCTCGAAGAACTTCGGGTTTGCTTGTTCCGAGCCTGTGTTGGTGTAGCCATCGGCTGCATCATCGGCTTCTATATCGCCAATGGTGTGGTCAACTTTTTTCAGACACCGCTCGAAAACGCCCTCGAAAACTACGATATCGAGAAGGCTCAGCTTCAGCTGAAAGAGAGTGGCGAGTACGGCGAAAACATTCCCGCCGAGACACTGCGACTAGTGGTAGAAGACCGGATGATTCCGACCACGATCCATGTCGAAACTGGGAAACTGATGGAGACACTCCAGCTAAACTATCCCGGTGTGTTCGGGAGTGTTTCGCTCTCGCAGTATCAACTTCTGCCCAAAGATCTCGTTCCGAACGAAAGCAAAGCCGCTTCTGCCATCGCCGCAAAAATCTTGGCCGGTAAATCGGCCGCAGATGACAAAAAGAGCGATCCCTCCGCAGTGGCGATTTGGAAATTGCTTTCGCCTCTCGAGCAAAAACTGATTGAGCGTCTCGGTAGCGCCAAACCACCACTTTCGAAAGCTGATGCTGCAAGTCTCTTGGAACTGGTAAACAAACTTGCCTCGCAACGAGCGACATCCGACGCGCTCAAGCCACTCATGGAACAGCTCGATGCTGTCGAAAAAACAGCCGCTGCAAGTCTCTTGAAGCTGGTGGAAGTCGAGAAACCGGCGCACGACGATGTGATGCATCTCAACCGCCTGCTGCTTGGCCATTGGCTGGCGGATCATGTTCGCGCGCCACGCGTGAATCTCATTCCACTGCAAACCTGGAAGCCAGTCGGTGTTCGCTTTCAAGTGCTAAATGCGCAAGAGGCGTTCATGATCTGGATGAAGGCAGGCTTTGTATCGGGGCTCGTATTGGCCAGCCCTTGGGTCTTCCTGCAAATCTGGAACTTCGTTGCAGCGGGGCTCTATCCGCACGAGAAGAACCAGGTTTATGTCTACCTGCCGATCAGCATCGCGCTCTTCCTGGGTGGTGCTACGCTGGCCTTTGTGTTTGTCTTCGAGCCAGTGCTCAGCTTCCTCTTCACGTTCAACCGAGGGATGAATGCGGAGTTTGAACCACGTATTGGGGAGTGGCTCAGCTTTGTGCTGATCCTGCCGATCGGGTTTGGCATTAGCTTCCAGTTGCCTCTGGTGATGGTGCTGCTGAACCGTCTGGGACTCGTTTCGATTGAGCTTTACACCAGCCAGTGGCGCATCGCGATTCTGGTGATCTGCATTGTGTCGATGGTGCTCACGCCAGCCGATCCGATCAGCATGCTCTTGATGGCGGGTCCCCTCTCGCTGCTGTATGCGGTCGGCATCGCAATGTGCAAATACATGCCGCGTGGCCGGAGTCCTTTTCAAGAGGTCTACGAGCCGTAA
- the priA gene encoding primosomal protein N' — protein MSDFVAMTPSQASLFDRTPDAWDLDAAQVQLVAEVVFRDPPFGPFDYLIPEPLAPRLKPGARVQVPLGASREVVGYCTSVTSKPASGRPLKAIAAVIDDVPLVERKMLELTRWMSDYYLCPWGQVLHGVVPAGVRGNAGTRETTFLSLSAEGRQILASGVDRSGEKPKKVLPAHLEILRILGTSPRELTPVELGEFASCSIAQITGLRKKKWIASDVRRVRSSSHEELPLARTEPLALHPAQSHALAAINRAIDRRTSATILLHGVTGSGKTEVYIQAIERVISFGQQAIVLVPEISLTPQTRQRFRSRFDRVAVLHSHLSDAERHYHWEQIARGEVQVIVGARSAVFAPAPHLGLIVIDEEHDGSFKQSEAPRYHARDVAEHRALQLGIPLVLGTATPSLESYYRARSGKYELVPMPDRVEGRELPHVGTIDLRVEFQSRSSRGSIGRQLHTAIAQAIAEKGQVILLLNRRGYSTHVQCPACGFVAKCEHCDLALTHHREEQLLVCHHCDFTTKPPERCPDCTFDGIRYSGLGTEKLEAEIKARFPAAKVLRMDSDTMQKPGSHEAALAKFRSGEVQILLGTQMIAKGLDFPNVTLVGVINADTALHLPDFRAAERTFQLVTQVAGRTGRGELGGRVLVQTFSPDHPAIEAAVDHDYAKFVGRELPDRVAHGFPPFTTLLRLIVRGDSESKTREFATMAAESWKKLLEAKQCEHRILGPAPCAVARLRGKFRFHALATSVDSDTLRATFREASSTWKTPDDVQWVIDVDAIDLL, from the coding sequence TTGAGCGACTTTGTAGCGATGACACCGAGCCAGGCATCTCTGTTCGATCGCACGCCCGATGCGTGGGATCTCGATGCCGCGCAGGTGCAACTGGTGGCCGAGGTGGTGTTTCGCGATCCGCCGTTCGGCCCGTTTGACTATCTGATTCCCGAGCCTTTGGCTCCGCGACTTAAGCCAGGCGCTCGGGTGCAAGTTCCGCTGGGAGCAAGCCGCGAAGTGGTCGGCTACTGCACCAGCGTGACGAGCAAGCCCGCTTCAGGACGTCCGCTCAAAGCGATCGCCGCTGTGATCGACGACGTTCCTTTGGTCGAGCGCAAAATGCTCGAACTCACTCGCTGGATGTCTGACTATTACCTCTGCCCTTGGGGGCAAGTGCTGCATGGCGTGGTGCCTGCGGGTGTGCGCGGCAATGCTGGTACGCGAGAGACCACGTTCCTTTCGCTCTCGGCCGAGGGGCGGCAGATTTTGGCCAGTGGCGTCGATCGCTCGGGAGAGAAGCCCAAGAAGGTGCTGCCCGCGCATCTCGAAATTTTGCGCATACTGGGCACCTCGCCGCGCGAGCTTACGCCAGTCGAGCTGGGCGAGTTTGCCAGCTGCAGTATTGCGCAGATCACGGGGCTCCGTAAGAAGAAGTGGATTGCGTCGGATGTGCGCCGCGTTCGTAGCAGTTCGCACGAAGAGCTGCCACTGGCGAGGACTGAGCCACTGGCCCTTCATCCGGCTCAGTCCCATGCTCTGGCGGCCATCAACCGGGCCATCGATCGCCGCACCTCCGCCACCATTTTGCTGCATGGCGTGACTGGTAGCGGCAAGACCGAGGTTTACATCCAGGCGATCGAGCGTGTGATCAGCTTTGGTCAGCAAGCAATTGTGCTGGTGCCGGAAATTAGCCTAACCCCTCAAACGCGCCAGCGCTTCCGCTCGCGATTCGACCGAGTGGCGGTGCTGCATAGCCATCTATCGGACGCCGAGCGTCATTATCACTGGGAGCAGATTGCTCGCGGAGAAGTGCAAGTGATTGTCGGCGCTCGTTCGGCGGTATTTGCCCCCGCGCCCCACTTGGGACTGATTGTGATTGACGAGGAGCACGACGGCTCGTTCAAGCAGAGCGAAGCGCCCCGCTATCACGCGCGCGACGTAGCTGAACATCGCGCCTTGCAGCTCGGGATTCCTCTGGTGCTGGGCACAGCCACTCCGTCGCTTGAAAGCTACTACCGGGCCCGCAGCGGCAAGTATGAACTCGTCCCGATGCCCGACCGAGTCGAGGGGCGCGAGTTGCCGCATGTCGGAACGATTGATCTGCGTGTGGAGTTTCAAAGTCGATCGTCGCGCGGCAGTATCGGGCGACAACTTCACACCGCGATTGCCCAAGCGATTGCCGAAAAAGGGCAAGTGATTTTGCTGCTGAATCGGCGCGGCTATAGCACTCACGTCCAGTGCCCCGCTTGCGGCTTTGTCGCGAAATGCGAGCACTGCGACTTAGCTCTCACGCATCACCGCGAAGAACAGCTGCTCGTCTGTCATCACTGCGATTTTACGACCAAACCTCCCGAGCGCTGCCCCGACTGCACGTTTGATGGCATTCGCTACAGCGGACTGGGAACCGAAAAACTCGAAGCCGAGATCAAGGCCCGGTTTCCTGCCGCCAAAGTGCTCCGCATGGATAGCGACACAATGCAAAAACCGGGGAGCCACGAGGCGGCGCTCGCGAAGTTTCGAAGTGGCGAAGTGCAGATCTTGCTCGGCACGCAGATGATCGCCAAGGGGCTCGATTTTCCGAACGTCACACTCGTCGGTGTGATCAATGCCGACACGGCGCTGCATCTGCCCGATTTCCGAGCGGCGGAGCGTACGTTTCAGTTAGTCACGCAAGTAGCGGGGCGAACAGGGCGCGGTGAACTGGGTGGGCGCGTTCTCGTGCAAACCTTCAGCCCCGATCACCCCGCGATTGAAGCAGCGGTCGATCACGACTATGCCAAGTTCGTTGGTCGCGAACTCCCCGATCGTGTGGCGCATGGCTTTCCACCCTTCACCACCTTGTTGCGGCTGATTGTGCGCGGGGATAGCGAATCGAAAACGCGCGAGTTCGCCACCATGGCTGCCGAATCGTGGAAAAAGCTGCTGGAAGCTAAACAGTGCGAGCATCGCATTTTGGGACCTGCTCCTTGCGCTGTCGCGCGATTGCGGGGCAAGTTTCGTTTTCACGCGCTCGCGACAAGTGTCGACAGCGACACGCTGCGTGCCACGTTTCGCGAAGCCTCGTCGACCTGGAAAACGCCCGACGATGTGCAGTGGGTGATCGACGTCGACGCCATCGATTTGCTGTAA